The DNA window AAGTCTGACAGCGTGGCGAGGTTTTCGTCAACGACGAAGACCACGTCTCCGCCCTTGCCGCCGTCGCCGCCGTCGGGACCGCCGGACGCGATATACTTCTCGCGGTGGAAGGAAACGGCGCCGTCGCCGCCCTTGCCGGACGCGATCTGGATTTTTGAATAATCGGTAAACATATCTTTTCTCCGCAGGGGTCAGATAACGCGGACTCCGCCCTGTTTCCTCACCGAAAGCACCTTGCAGCTTCCGGCGCCGAAGACCTTTTCCATTCCTTCTTTGTACCTTTCGAGCAGATCGAGCGGCACGAAGGCCTGCATCGTACCGGCGAAGCCGCCGCCGTGCACGCGGCAGCCGCCTCTGTCTCCGAGCAGCTCGCCCGCGAGCGCGAGCGCGAGGGCTATGCCCTGCTCGCGCGGACGGCTGCCGCAGAAAACGTTTTGGTTAAGCATATAAGACGATCTGCCGGACTCGTTCAGCAGGCGCAGGAACGAATCGAAGTCGCCGCTTTCGAGCGCGGCGCGCTGGGCGTCGACGCGGCGGTTCTCGTTGAAGAAGTGCAGCGCGCGGAGCACAGCTCTGTCGCCGGTTTTTTCGCGCAGTTCGGGAATCGCGGCAAGAAACTCCGCCTCGTTCACGTCGCGCAGGACGGCCTTGCCGAAGTATCCGGCGACCGACTTCATCTCCGCGGGGATGGCGGCGTATTCGTCCGTCAGGTTGGCGTGGCTCCCGCCTGTGTCGACGACGCAGAGCGCGTGTCCGCAATTGGCAAAATCGAAATCAATCTTGCTCACCTTCGGCTCGGCGGGGTCGCCGAAGTCTATGCCGATGAAGCCGCCGACGGAGCAGGCGGTCTGATCCATAAGTCCGCAGGGCTTGCCGAAGTAGACGTTCTCCGCGTACTGCGACGCGACGGCGATATAGACGGGATCGAGCGAGCCGCCGTTGAAGAGGCAGCTTATTATCGTGCCGATAAGCACCTCGAACGCCGCGGAGCTGGATAGTCCGGAGCCGCGTATGACGTCGGAGGTCGTGTATGCGTCGAAACCGCCGATCGCGTATCCGTCCGAACTCAAGCGCGCGAGCATTCCCGCGATGAGCGAACGCGAGCAGGAAACGCCCTTCTTGAACTCGGCGAGCTTTGCTATATCAATAACGTCGGTGCTGTCGAAGCCATTTGACTTGACGGTAACTTTGTTTCCGCCGTTTTTCGCGACTACGGCGATGACGTCGAGGTCGACCGCGGCGGCGATGACTTTGCCGTGATTGTGGTCAGTGTGGTTGCCGCTTATCTCGCTTCTGCCGGGTGCGGAAAAGACGTTCACTTCGCGCTCGCCGTAAAGCTTTCCGAACTCCCCGAGCGCCTCGGCGTAGCGCGCTCGCTGGTAATTGAGCGCCGCCGTGCCGTAAAAGCCGGAGAGCAGCGCGTCGTATTCTCCCGCGAGGACCGCGAGGCGTAATCTTTCGTTGGTCATAGGTATCACCCTGTCGTTTTACATAGTTTGCGGCTGCCTTAAAACGGGCAGCCGCCGATGTTATTCACTTCGCTCCGATCATTCCTCGGGACGATTGCGCTTGTTGACGATGTCCATGACCGCCTGGAAGTCGGTGAAGGAAATGTCGTCGTTGTCCTCCTCCTTCGGCTTCGCGGCGCGAGGCGCAGGAACTGGAGCCGGAGCGGGTGCCGGAACAGCGGACTGACTCGCGCTCTTGTTGCCCATCGAGAAAACGAATGGAGAGGTCAGATCCTCAAACGGATCGACGTAAGACGAAGAGGAAGAGGATCCCGATGGCACTCCGCCGCTGAATCCGGTGGCGATGACCGTCACGCGCATCTCGTCTTCCATATTCTCGTCGACGGTGTAACCCCAGATGATGTTCGCGGAGGGGTGAGCCGCTTCCTTGATCATATTCGCGGCGGTCTCGACGTCGTCGAGGGAGATGTCGGGCGAGGCGGCGAAGTTGAGGATGACGCCTCTCGCTCCGTTGATGGACGTTTCAAGCAGCGGAGAGGAAATGGCGGCCTTCGCGGCCTCAACGGCCTTCTCCGGACCGTTGGCGTGTCCCACGCCCATATGCGCGAGACCCGCGTCCTTCATGACCGCGCAGACGTCCGCGAAGTCGAGGTTTATCAGCGCGTCGGGCAGCTTGATGAGGTCCGAAACGCTCTGTATGCCCTGGCGGAGAATGTCGTCCGCCATATCGAACGCGTTGAGAAGGGTTATCTT is part of the Clostridia bacterium genome and encodes:
- a CDS encoding galactokinase — translated: MTNERLRLAVLAGEYDALLSGFYGTAALNYQRARYAEALGEFGKLYGEREVNVFSAPGRSEISGNHTDHNHGKVIAAAVDLDVIAVVAKNGGNKVTVKSNGFDSTDVIDIAKLAEFKKGVSCSRSLIAGMLARLSSDGYAIGGFDAYTTSDVIRGSGLSSSAAFEVLIGTIISCLFNGGSLDPVYIAVASQYAENVYFGKPCGLMDQTACSVGGFIGIDFGDPAEPKVSKIDFDFANCGHALCVVDTGGSHANLTDEYAAIPAEMKSVAGYFGKAVLRDVNEAEFLAAIPELREKTGDRAVLRALHFFNENRRVDAQRAALESGDFDSFLRLLNESGRSSYMLNQNVFCGSRPREQGIALALALAGELLGDRGGCRVHGGGFAGTMQAFVPLDLLERYKEGMEKVFGAGSCKVLSVRKQGGVRVI
- the ftsZ gene encoding cell division protein FtsZ; protein product: MAMELINDDEQIVCIKCVGVGGGGGNAVNRMIKSGVESVEYVAVNTDAQALLMSKAPTKIQIGAKTTMGRGAGADAEKGQRSAEESREEIANALRGAQMVFITAGMGGGTGTGASPVIAEVAKEMGILTVAIVTKPFGFEGAYKMSQAETGISALMEHVDSLVVVPNDRLKLVSEQKITLLNAFDMADDILRQGIQSVSDLIKLPDALINLDFADVCAVMKDAGLAHMGVGHANGPEKAVEAAKAAISSPLLETSINGARGVILNFAASPDISLDDVETAANMIKEAAHPSANIIWGYTVDENMEDEMRVTVIATGFSGGVPSGSSSSSSYVDPFEDLTSPFVFSMGNKSASQSAVPAPAPAPVPAPRAAKPKEEDNDDISFTDFQAVMDIVNKRNRPEE